Proteins from a single region of Punica granatum isolate Tunisia-2019 chromosome 8, ASM765513v2, whole genome shotgun sequence:
- the LOC116215908 gene encoding two-component response regulator ORR4-like produces the protein MGVDEESRFHVLAVDDSLIDRKLIETLLQVSSYRVTAVDSGREALKLLGLLEESKESEDSPASTARGHHEIDVNLIITDYFMPGMTGYDLLRKIKDSECYKDIPVVIMSSENVPSRISRCLEDGAEEFILKPVQLSDVSKLKPRLSKGSRE, from the exons ATGGGAGTGGATGAGGAGTCGCGGTTCCATGTCCTGGCTGTCGATGACAGCCTCATTGATAGGAAGCTGATTGAGACTCTCCTCCAGGTTTCTTCCTACAGAG TGACCGCAGTCGATTCCGGGAGGGAGGCTCTGAAGCTTCTGGGCCTACTAGAAGAGAGCAAAGAATCAGAGGACTCCCCTGCATCTACTGCTCGTGGTCATCAT GAGATTGACGTAAATTTGATCATCACAGATTACTTTATGCCAGGAATGACAGGTTACGATCTCCTGAGAAAGATCAAG GATTCCGAGTGCTACAAGGACATACCAGTGGTGATAATGTCCTCCGAGAATGTTCCATCAAGAATCAGCAG GTGCTTGGAAGACGGCGCCGAGGAGTTCATTCTGAAGCCGGTTCAGTTATCGGATGTGAGCAAGCTCAAACCTCGTCTTTCGAAAGGAAGCAGGGAATAG
- the LOC116215910 gene encoding immediate early response 3-interacting protein 1-like, with amino-acid sequence MGLWTLLEGLLLLANAFAILNEDRFLSKRGWSMQEFPGGRTKSLKGQVIGLIYAMQYLRVPLIILNGLCIIVKMVSG; translated from the coding sequence ATGGGGTTGTGGACGCTGCTCGAAGGGCTTCTGCTGCTCGCCAACGCTTTCGCGATACTAAACGAGGACCGGTTCTTATCGAAGAGGGGGTGGAGCATGCAGGAATTCCCCGGGGGCAGGACGAAGTCGCTGAAGGGTCAGGTTATCGGTCTTATTTACGCGATGCAGTACTTGAGAGTCCCGCTCATCATCCTGAACGGCCTCTGCATCATCGTAAAGATGGTGTCCGGTTAG